The DNA sequence ATATGTTACACCGGTTTTGAAAAATTTCTTATAATCATTTTTAGGATATATCCACGGTTTTGCAACTAAATAATCATTTGAAAATTCAGGATCGAATGCATTCCAATGTAAGACTTTAACATTCGGATCGTATTTTGGACCCCAAGATTCATCGGTTCTATAGTCAACCACCAGATAATCCACACCATTAATATTTTTTGTTGCAAATGTTTTGCTTCCGCCACCACCATATAATTTTTGCTGATGAGGCATTTTGTAAACTTTGTCAAATACAACACCTGAATTAAATACAATCTCAGTTTTACCTCTTTTTGCTTTTTTTGTAGTAATCATTATAGCTCCATTCATGGCTCTGGATCCGTATAATGCCGCGGCAGTAGCTCCTTTAAGCACGGAAATATTTGCTATATCGTCGGGATTAATATCACCGAATGAATCTCCATAATCAATACCACCGGCTCCTCGTTCAGTGTTTTTATCATTGATATTTTGATCTATTAAAGGAATACCGTCTACAACAATAAGAGGTTTATTGGATTGAGATAGAGACCTCATTCCTCTTAATCTGATTTGTGTTGAACCTCCCATGGTTCCACTATTATTAACGATTTGCAATCCCGAAACTTTTCCCGAAAGTGAATTAATTGGATTACTTTCCCTGGTAACGGAAAGATCGTCGCCATTTACTGATTGAGTCGCATAACCCAACGACTTTTTTTCTCTTGTGATACCTAAAGCAGTTACCACGACTCCTTCAATTACTGTTTCCTTTTTTTCAGCAGGTTCTTTGTTTTCTGTAACTAGAGGCTGTAGAACCACATCATAGAAACTTTGATCATTAACAATAAAACTTGCAGTTTCGTCATCAAATGATAAAATTTCGATGGTTTGTCCGGGTTCAGCATCAATTGAAAAATTTCCTGAGTCGTCAGTATACGTTTTTTTGGTAGATCCTTGTATCGTAACAGAAACATCAGCTTGTGGCTGACCGTCACTCCCAAGAACTTTCCCGCTAATCGTTTTCATCTGAGCCCAGGCAAAAGCCGAACCCAAGAAGATAAACGAAAATCCTAAGAAAATTCGGTTTACTCTCATATCTAATACATTAATTTATCGTTTCAAATATATAATATATTTTTTAATTATCGTAAAATAATTGTTAAATAATTACATAATTCACAAATTAATTCCTTTATTTAGTTGTCTATATTATAAAAATATCGGCCTTTTATGATGTAAACTATTAAACCATTAACAAAAAAAGCCGAGGTAAACCCTCGGCTTCATTATTATTATAAATAATTTGTTGACTTTTAGATTATTTAAGCTTGACCTTTAGGACCAAAATTTAAATGGTAGGTATCATCTTTAACTGCACCAAATTGTTGTTCGAATTTTTGAATATTATCAGTTAAAGCTGTTAATAATCGTTTCGCATGTTCAGGAGTTAAAATAATTCTTGATTTAACTTTAGCCTTAGGGACCCCCGGCATTATTTGTATAAAATCTACTACGAACTCAGTCGGAGAATGATTTATTAATGCCAAATTTGAAAATACCCCGGAAGCTACCTCATCCGTCAATTCAATATTTAAGTCTTGTTGATTCTGATTTTGATTTTCCATTTCGAATTAGTTTTTGGTTAAATTTTTTCGGTTATCATTTCCTCAAATTCCTTATTCGAACCTACAACTACGTGTTGATATTCAGTTAAACCGGTACCGGCAGGGATTCTGTGTCCTACAATTACATTTTCTTTCAATCCGTTTAGATAATCAACTTTACCGGCAACAGCAGCTTCATTTAAAACTTTAGTTGTTTCTTGGAAAGATGCTGCAGAGATAAATGATTTAGTTTGTAAAGAGGCTCTTGTAATACCTTGTAATACAGGACTGGCAGTAGCCGGAAGCGCTTCTCTGGCTTCAACCAATTTCTTATCTTCACGTTTCAATTTAGAATTTTCATCACGAAGTTCTCTTGAAGTAATGATTTGTCCGGCTTTTAATTCCAAACTGTCTCCAGGATCAGTAATAACTTTCATTCCGAAAATACGATCATTTTCCTCAATAAAGTCAATCTTATGTTCAAGATTACCTTCTAAGAATTTAGTATCACCGCAATCAACAATTTCTACTTTAGTCATCATTTGACGAACAATAATTTCGAAATGTTTATCATCGATTTTTACCCCTTGTAATCGGTATACTTCTTGAATTTCATTTACCAAATATTCCTGAACGGCAGTAGGCCCTTTGATGTTAAGAATATCGTTAGGAGTTATAGCACCGTCAGATAAGGCATCTCCAGCATGTACGAAGTCATTTTCCTGTACAAGAATCTGATTAGATAATTTAACCAAATATCTTTTAATTTCACCGGTTTTAGACTCAATAACTATTTCTCGATTACCTCTCTTAATTTTACCGTAACTAACTACACCGTCAATTTCTGAAACAACAGCCGGATTGGAAGGATTTCGTGCTTCAAACAGCTCGGTAACACGTGGTAAACCACCTGTAATATCCCCTGCTTTAGCTGATCTTCTTGGTATCTTTACTAAGATTCTTCCTGCCTTAATTTTTTCACCATCATTTACGATAAGGTGTGCACCAACCGGTAAGTTAATTGATTTTAACTCATTCCCTTTAGTATCTAATATTTTTAAGGTAGGAATTAATTTTTTATTTCTAGATTCTGAAATTACTTTTTCTTCAAATCCGGTTTGTTCGTCTATTTCTAGTTGATAAGTGGAACCTTGCTCAATTTGTTCGTATTCGATCTTACCGGCAGTTTCAGAAAGTATAATTGCATTATACGGATCCCATTTACAAATGATATCTCCTTTCTTAACTTCATCACCTGATTCAACTAATAAAGTAGAACCATACGGGATGTTGGTAAGCATTTGAATGTTTCCTTCCGCATTTAATAATTTAAATTCTGTGGAACGAGAAACAACGATTGAAACTTTATTTCCGTTTTCGTCTTCACTTTCAACAGTTCTAATATCATCAAACTCAACTTTTCCGTCTCTTTTAGCAACAATGCTGCTAACTTCTGCAACGTTTCCTGCAGTACCTCCCACGTGGAAGGTTCTTAAGGTAAGCTGTGTACCCGGTTCACCGATAGATTGAGCTGCAATAACTCCAACCGCTTCTCCTTTGTTGATTAATTTATTGGTTGAAAGGTTTACACCATAACATTTAGCACAAATACCTTTTTTAGATTCACAAGTTAAAGGCGAACGAACTTCTACTGATTCAATTCCGGATTGTTGAATTAATTTAGCTATTTCGGAAGTTATCATTTGATCTGCTTCAATTAATAGCTCATCTGTATCAGGATGGTATACATCATGAAGAGATACACGTCCTAAAATTCTTTCAGATAATGGTTCAACAATTTCGTCATTTTTCTTCAACGGAGAAATTTCGATACCTCTTAAAGTTCCACAATCTTGTTCATTAATAATAACATCTTGTGCCACATCCACTAAACGACGAGTCAAATAACCTGCGTCAGCGGTTTTTAATGCAGTATCTGCAAGACCCTTACGAGCCCCGTGAGTAGAAATAAAGTACTCAAGGATGGAAAGTCCTTCACGGAAATTAGAGATAATAGGGTTTTCAATAATTTCACCTCCGGAAGATCCCGCTTTTTGAGGTTTTGCCATCAATCCACGCATACCTGCTAACTGACGAATCTGTTCTTTAGATCCCCGTGCACCGGAGTCAAGCATCATATATACAGAGTTGAATCCACCTTTGTCGGTTTTCATTCGTTGCATGATTAAATCTGTTAATCGTGCATTAGTATTAGTCCAAACATCAATTACCTGATTATATCTTTCATTATTGGTAATTAATCCCATATTATAGTTAGCTCTGATCCCATCCACTTGTTCATTCGCTTCCTGAATCATGATTTTCTTTTCTTCAGGAGTTTTAATATCACCTAAGCTAAATGATAATCCACCTTTAAATGCAGTAGCATATCCTAAAGTTTTCATATCATCCAAAAACTTAGCTGTGGTAGGGAAATCGGTTCTTTGTAATATGGTACCGATAATGTTACGTAATGATTTTTTAGTCAATACTTCATTGATGAAACCTACTTTTTTAGGTACGATTTTGTTAAATAACACGCGCCCTACAGTAGTTTCAATCATTTTTTCAACTAATTCTTCACCTTCTACAACTGTTGCTTTTACTTTAATGATAGCATTTAAATCTACTGCTTTCTCATTATAAGCAATGTCTACCTCTTCTGAAGAATAGAAAATAGATCCGTGTCCTTTAACTTTAATTTCGTCCGTAGGTGTTAATGGTTTAGTCATATAATATAATCCTAAAACCATATCTTGTGAAGGTACTTGAATAGGAGATCCGTTAGCCGGATTTAAAATGTTTTGAGAAGCTAACATCAATAATTGAGCTTCCAAAATAGCTTCAGGTCCTAAAGGTAAATGCACTGCCATTTGGTCACCGTCAAAGTCTGCATTAAACGCAGTACAAACTAACGGGTGAAGACGAATAGCTTTTCCTTCAATCATTCTAGGTTGAAATGCTTGAATACCTAAACGGTGAAGAGTAGGGGCACGGTTCAACAATACCGGATGTCCTTTCATTACATTTTCCAGGATATCGTAAACTACCGGCTCTTTTCTTTCAATAATTCTCTTGGCAGATTTTACAGTTTTTACAATTCCTCTTTCAATTAATTTACGAATGATAAAAGGTTTATAAAGCTCTGCAGCCATATCTTTAGGAAGTCCGCACTCATGAAGTTGAAGGGAAGGACCTACAACAATTACCGAACGAGCAGAATAATCCACACGTTTACCTAATAAGTTTTGACGGAAACGTCCTTGTTTTCCTTTTAAGGAATCAGACAGAGATTTTAAAGGTCTGTTAGATTCAGATTTAACCGCAGATGATTTTCTGGTATTATCAAATAAAGAATCAACAGCTTCCTGAAGCATACGCTTCTCATTACGTAAAATAACTTCAGGGGCTTTAATTTCAATTAATCGTTTTAAACGATTGTTTCTGATAATAACCCTACGATATAAATCATTTAAGTCAGAAGTAGCAAAACGCCCTCCATCTAAGGGAACTAACGGACGTAAGTCCGGTGGAATTACAGGTATCACTCTCATGATCATCCATTCCGGTCTGTTAATGCGACCATTGGAATTAGCATCTCTGAAAGATTCAACTACTTGTAATCGTTTTAACGCTTCTGTTCTTCTTTGTTTGGAAGATTCATTATTGGCTTTATGTCTTAATTCATAAGATAAAGCATCTAAATCTGTTCTCTTTAAAAGTTCTTCCAAACATTCTGCTCCCATTTTGGCAACAAATTTATTCGGATCAGAATCATCTAAATATTGATTTTCAATAGGAAGAGTTTCTAATATATCTAAATATTCTTCTTCCGTTAAAAATTCAAGATGTTCTAATTCTTCACCATTTAATTTTTTAGCTATTCCGGCTTGAATTACTACAAAACGTTCGTTGTAGATAATCATATCCAGTTTTTTGGATGGAATACCTAATAAATATCCAATTTTATTGGGTAAAGAACGGAAATACCAGATATGTGCCACAGGCACTACCAAGTTGATATGTCCGATTCTTTCACGTCTAACTTTTTTTTCCGTTACTTCAACTCCACATCGATCACAAACAATTCCTTTGTAACGTATTCTTTTATATTTCCCACAAGCACATTCGTAGTCCTTTACCGGACCGAATATTCTTTCACAAAACAAACCGTCTCGTTCAGGTTTATGAGTCCGATAATTGATTGTTTCAGGTTTTAAAACCTCTCCTCTAGATTGTTGTAATATACTTTCCGGAGAAGCTAATCCGATTATAATTTTACTAAATTTGCTAGTTCTTTGTTTAACTGCCATTATTTTGTAATCAATTAAATTGAAAAAAATTTAAATTTATTAAGAGTTAAGAAAGAAATATTTATTCTTCCAATCTTACATCCAACCCTAAACCTTGTAATTCATGTAAGAATACATTAAATGATTCAGGTATACCCGGTTCAGGCATTGGTTCACCTTTAACAATTGATTCATAGGCTTTAGCTCTACCTATTACATCATCAGATTTAATTGTTATAATTTCTCTTAGAATGTTTGATGCTCCGAAAGCTTCTAAAGCCCAAACCTCCATTTCTCCGAATCTCTGACCTCCAAATTGAGCTTTACCTCCTAATGGTTGTTGAGTAATTAATGAGTATGGTCCGATTGAACGTGCGTGCATTTTGTCATCAACCATATGTCCTAATTTCAACATATAGATAACTCCCACAGTTGCTTTTTGCTCAAAACGTTCTCCGGTTCCTCCATCATATAAATAAGTAGTTCCCCATTGTGGTACTCCTGCTTCTTTTGTAAGTTCATCGATTTGCTCGGAAGTAGCTCCATCGAAGATAGGAGTTGCGAATTTTTTACCTAATTTTTTACCGCACCATCCTAAGATTGTTTCGTAAATCTGTCCAATGTTCATACGGGAAGGTACCCCTAATGGGTTAAGGACAATATCTACCGGTGTTCCGTCTTCTAGGAATGGCATATCTTCATCACGTACTATTCTAGCAACAATACCTTTGTTACCGTGACGACCTGCCATTTTATCTCCAACATTTAGTTTACGTTTTTTAGCAATATAAACTTTTGCCAATTTAACGATACCGGCCGGTAATTCATCTCCAACAGAAATAGTATGTCTTTCTCTATTTAGAGAACCTAGTAAATCGTTATGTTTTATTTTATAGTTGTGAAGCAATTCTTTAATAGAATTGTTTTTGTTATCATCTAAGGTCCAATTTTCTCCAGCTAAATTAAAATAGTCATCAATACTAGATAAAAGCTTTTGAGTGAATTTAACTCCTTTTGGTATTACTTCTTCATTTAAATCATTATAGATTCCTTGAGAAGTTTTACCATTTAGAAGGACATATAATTTCTCTAATAGTTGATTTTTTAAATCATTAAGCTTTACTTTAAATTCAGCTTCTAATTGTTCAATTTTTAATTTTTCGTCTCCTCTTTTACGTTTGTCTTTAATGTTACGTGTAAATAATTTTTTATTAATTACCACACCTTTTAAAGAAGGTTCTGCTTTTAGAGAAGCATCTTTTACATCTCCGGCTTTATCCCCGAATATGGCTCGAAGTAATTTTTCTTCTGAAGTTGGGTCAGATTCTCCTTTAGGAGTAATTTTTCCTACTAAAATATCTCCGGGTTTAACTTCTGCTCCAATACGGATCATCCCGTTTTCATCAAGGTCTTTAGTAGCTTCTTCACTTACGTTTGGAATATCCGGAGTAAGTTCTTCCATACCTAATTTGGTATCACGAACTTCTAAAGAATATTCGTCTACGTGAATAGAAGTAAACCAGTCTTCGCTAACTGCTCTTTGATTAATAACAATCGCATCCTCAAAGTTATATCCTTTCCAAGGCATGAAAGCTACTAGAAGGTTTCTACCTAAAGCAAGTTCTCCATCTTCGGTAGCATAACCTTCAGTTAAAACTTGACCTTTAGAAACTCTATCACCTGCTTTAACGATTGGTTTAAGCGTTATAGAAGTACTTTGATTGGTTTTTCTGAATTTCGTTAATTTATATGTTTTACTTGCAGAATCAAAGCTAACTAATTCTTCTTCTTCGGTTCTGTCGTATTTAATAGTAATAATGTTAGCATCCACATATTCTACTACTCCTTCACCTTCTGCATTAATTAAGATACGCGAATCTTTAGCAACTTGAAATTCTAAACCGGTTCCTACAATTGGAGCTTGAGGTTTCAATAAGGGTACTGCTTGACGCATCATG is a window from the Apibacter sp. B3706 genome containing:
- a CDS encoding DUF3467 domain-containing protein, which gives rise to MENQNQNQQDLNIELTDEVASGVFSNLALINHSPTEFVVDFIQIMPGVPKAKVKSRIILTPEHAKRLLTALTDNIQKFEQQFGAVKDDTYHLNFGPKGQA
- the rpoC gene encoding DNA-directed RNA polymerase subunit beta' → MAVKQRTSKFSKIIIGLASPESILQQSRGEVLKPETINYRTHKPERDGLFCERIFGPVKDYECACGKYKRIRYKGIVCDRCGVEVTEKKVRRERIGHINLVVPVAHIWYFRSLPNKIGYLLGIPSKKLDMIIYNERFVVIQAGIAKKLNGEELEHLEFLTEEEYLDILETLPIENQYLDDSDPNKFVAKMGAECLEELLKRTDLDALSYELRHKANNESSKQRRTEALKRLQVVESFRDANSNGRINRPEWMIMRVIPVIPPDLRPLVPLDGGRFATSDLNDLYRRVIIRNNRLKRLIEIKAPEVILRNEKRMLQEAVDSLFDNTRKSSAVKSESNRPLKSLSDSLKGKQGRFRQNLLGKRVDYSARSVIVVGPSLQLHECGLPKDMAAELYKPFIIRKLIERGIVKTVKSAKRIIERKEPVVYDILENVMKGHPVLLNRAPTLHRLGIQAFQPRMIEGKAIRLHPLVCTAFNADFDGDQMAVHLPLGPEAILEAQLLMLASQNILNPANGSPIQVPSQDMVLGLYYMTKPLTPTDEIKVKGHGSIFYSSEEVDIAYNEKAVDLNAIIKVKATVVEGEELVEKMIETTVGRVLFNKIVPKKVGFINEVLTKKSLRNIIGTILQRTDFPTTAKFLDDMKTLGYATAFKGGLSFSLGDIKTPEEKKIMIQEANEQVDGIRANYNMGLITNNERYNQVIDVWTNTNARLTDLIMQRMKTDKGGFNSVYMMLDSGARGSKEQIRQLAGMRGLMAKPQKAGSSGGEIIENPIISNFREGLSILEYFISTHGARKGLADTALKTADAGYLTRRLVDVAQDVIINEQDCGTLRGIEISPLKKNDEIVEPLSERILGRVSLHDVYHPDTDELLIEADQMITSEIAKLIQQSGIESVEVRSPLTCESKKGICAKCYGVNLSTNKLINKGEAVGVIAAQSIGEPGTQLTLRTFHVGGTAGNVAEVSSIVAKRDGKVEFDDIRTVESEDENGNKVSIVVSRSTEFKLLNAEGNIQMLTNIPYGSTLLVESGDEVKKGDIICKWDPYNAIILSETAGKIEYEQIEQGSTYQLEIDEQTGFEEKVISESRNKKLIPTLKILDTKGNELKSINLPVGAHLIVNDGEKIKAGRILVKIPRRSAKAGDITGGLPRVTELFEARNPSNPAVVSEIDGVVSYGKIKRGNREIVIESKTGEIKRYLVKLSNQILVQENDFVHAGDALSDGAITPNDILNIKGPTAVQEYLVNEIQEVYRLQGVKIDDKHFEIIVRQMMTKVEIVDCGDTKFLEGNLEHKIDFIEENDRIFGMKVITDPGDSLELKAGQIITSRELRDENSKLKREDKKLVEAREALPATASPVLQGITRASLQTKSFISAASFQETTKVLNEAAVAGKVDYLNGLKENVIVGHRIPAGTGLTEYQHVVVGSNKEFEEMITEKI